One segment of Streptomyces sp. NBC_01463 DNA contains the following:
- the argC gene encoding N-acetyl-gamma-glutamyl-phosphate reductase, translated as MKRIAVVGGRGFVGGELLRLLVHHPGVEVAAVTSDTHAGRAVENAHPPLRGSGLRYSRREDLEPVDLVFLAGVHGSTAKILDGMAALAPKIVDLTADFRIEDAALMERYYGWSRQGEQAKAFVRGLPELHRKQIVDADRVAVPGCMATSAILSLAPLAARGLLTDVQVDARTGSSGGGASGGDGNSHALRSGVMRVFAPFDHRHEAEVSEALRVDASMTVTATPQVRGVQTLTKVAVGEVSERELLTMYREDYGAEPFVRLVNSPRGTYRYPDPKVLLGSNYCDVGIVADHRGKALVMGSLDNLMKGAAGGAVQCMNLMLGLPETSGLTFPGLHPV; from the coding sequence ATGAAGCGCATCGCAGTTGTGGGCGGCAGGGGGTTCGTGGGAGGTGAGCTGCTGCGCCTGCTCGTCCACCACCCCGGGGTCGAGGTCGCCGCGGTGACCTCCGACACCCACGCCGGCCGTGCCGTGGAGAACGCGCACCCACCGCTGCGCGGGAGCGGTCTCCGGTACAGCAGGCGCGAGGACCTGGAGCCGGTCGACCTCGTGTTCCTCGCCGGTGTCCACGGCTCCACGGCGAAGATCCTCGACGGCATGGCGGCGCTCGCCCCGAAGATCGTCGACCTGACGGCCGACTTCCGGATCGAGGACGCCGCGCTCATGGAGCGCTACTACGGCTGGAGCCGTCAGGGCGAGCAGGCGAAGGCGTTCGTCCGCGGTCTGCCCGAACTGCACCGCAAACAGATCGTCGACGCGGACCGGGTCGCCGTCCCGGGCTGCATGGCCACCAGCGCGATCCTGAGCCTCGCACCGCTCGCGGCCCGGGGCCTCCTGACGGACGTGCAGGTCGACGCGCGGACCGGCAGCAGCGGCGGCGGCGCCTCGGGAGGCGACGGCAACTCCCACGCCCTGCGCAGCGGAGTGATGCGGGTGTTCGCACCCTTCGACCACCGTCACGAGGCCGAGGTGTCCGAGGCGCTCCGGGTGGACGCGTCGATGACGGTCACCGCGACCCCGCAGGTGCGCGGCGTGCAGACGCTGACGAAGGTCGCGGTCGGCGAGGTGAGCGAGCGCGAGCTGCTCACCATGTACCGCGAGGACTACGGCGCGGAGCCGTTCGTCCGCCTGGTCAACAGCCCGCGGGGGACGTACCGCTACCCGGACCCGAAGGTCCTGCTCGGCTCGAACTACTGCGATGTCGGCATCGTCGCCGACCACCGCGGCAAGGCCCTCGTGATGGGGAGCCTCGACAACCTGATGAAGGGGGCCGCGGGCGGCGCGGTGCAGTGCATGAACCTCATGCTCGGTCTGCCGGAGACGTCCGGGCTGACCTTTCCCGGTCTGCACCCGGTGTGA
- a CDS encoding RimK family alpha-L-glutamate ligase: MPVGVLLSTVRYEERRLLSELERRDVTVLRLDARAMSFGPKDTEGLRGMTVLNREISSQRAALAAESLEAFGARPLNDASATRVCGNKWSTYLRLTQCGVPTPVTLLAPTPETGREAIASIGYPAVIKPLSSSWGNRVGLITDQYAADAVLETCAALPSAVARTVIVQEAVRPGSPDIRGIVVDGVCLGLITRSGGDWRNNVARGATVEQHAPDEELGRLCVRAAAAVGARIAGVDLVERADGAHTVIEVNSRVEFQGFERATGVDVAARMVEACTAEMIEVKEPV; this comes from the coding sequence ATGCCGGTCGGGGTCCTGCTGTCGACCGTCCGCTACGAGGAGCGGCGGCTCCTGTCCGAGCTGGAGCGCCGCGATGTCACGGTGCTCCGGCTGGACGCCCGCGCCATGTCGTTCGGACCGAAGGACACCGAGGGGCTGCGGGGGATGACGGTCCTCAACCGTGAGATCTCCAGCCAGCGTGCGGCGCTCGCGGCGGAGTCGCTGGAGGCCTTCGGAGCCCGGCCGCTGAACGACGCGTCGGCGACCCGGGTCTGCGGCAACAAATGGTCCACCTACCTGCGGTTGACGCAGTGCGGTGTGCCGACCCCGGTGACCCTGCTGGCGCCGACACCGGAGACCGGCAGGGAGGCCATCGCCTCGATCGGCTACCCCGCCGTGATCAAACCCCTGAGCTCGTCCTGGGGGAACCGGGTCGGTCTGATCACCGACCAGTACGCGGCCGACGCCGTCCTGGAGACCTGCGCCGCGCTGCCGTCGGCGGTCGCGAGAACGGTGATCGTCCAGGAGGCGGTCCGGCCCGGTTCGCCGGACATCCGGGGGATCGTGGTCGACGGCGTCTGCCTGGGCCTGATCACCCGGTCGGGCGGCGACTGGCGGAACAACGTGGCCAGGGGAGCGACGGTCGAGCAGCACGCACCGGACGAGGAGCTCGGGCGGCTGTGCGTGCGGGCCGCCGCAGCCGTGGGCGCGAGGATCGCCGGTGTGGACCTGGTCGAGCGCGCGGACGGGGCACACACGGTGATCGAGGTGAACTCCCGGGTGGAATTCCAGGGATTCGAGCGGGCGACGGGTGTCGACGTCGCCGCACGCATGGTCGAGGCCTGCACAGCCGAGATGATCGAGGTGAAGGAACCGGTATGA
- a CDS encoding transketolase, whose protein sequence is MPEITPERVSTRAVFADALPELAVRHNVLVVDTDTGSIKPTPEMDYLNVGIAENAAIGLAAGAEHCGRRALVCTFAAFSVSRAFEFIKLDIAYPRRRVCIVGTHGGASGGWLGPTHHATEDLALMNALPHMRVVVPADARQAVALLEQCLEYDGPAYLRLGRKASPVFADLPAPELGIPQEVRPGSDIALVATGPEILATALEVAQGLAGAGYSAQVINVHTVDPESAGAAGRAVSEQCRWLVTLEEAWTSGGMGAQVAAAAGARGIPWLPVGVTGFLPPGSHTSLLEASGLTTESVLRQVLSFVTHPK, encoded by the coding sequence ATGCCTGAGATCACGCCGGAACGGGTGAGCACCCGGGCGGTCTTCGCGGACGCCCTGCCGGAACTCGCCGTACGCCACAACGTGCTGGTCGTCGACACCGACACGGGCAGCATCAAGCCGACACCCGAGATGGACTACCTCAACGTCGGCATCGCGGAGAACGCCGCCATCGGGCTCGCCGCCGGTGCCGAGCACTGCGGACGGCGCGCCCTGGTCTGCACGTTCGCCGCCTTCTCGGTGAGCCGGGCGTTCGAGTTCATCAAGCTCGACATCGCCTATCCGCGGCGCCGGGTGTGCATCGTCGGCACCCACGGAGGCGCCAGCGGCGGCTGGCTGGGGCCGACGCACCACGCCACCGAGGACCTGGCGCTGATGAACGCCCTGCCGCACATGCGGGTGGTCGTCCCGGCCGACGCCCGCCAGGCCGTCGCGCTGCTGGAACAGTGCCTGGAGTACGACGGCCCGGCCTACCTGAGACTCGGACGCAAGGCCTCGCCGGTCTTCGCCGACCTGCCCGCACCGGAGCTCGGCATCCCCCAGGAGGTCCGCCCCGGCAGCGACATCGCCCTGGTGGCCACGGGACCGGAGATCCTGGCCACGGCCCTGGAGGTCGCACAGGGGCTCGCCGGGGCGGGCTACAGCGCCCAGGTCATCAACGTCCACACCGTCGACCCGGAATCCGCCGGAGCCGCCGGCCGGGCCGTGTCCGAGCAGTGCCGGTGGCTGGTCACGCTGGAGGAGGCGTGGACATCCGGCGGCATGGGAGCGCAGGTCGCCGCGGCGGCCGGAGCCCGCGGCATCCCGTGGCTCCCGGTCGGCGTGACCGGCTTCCTCCCGCCCGGCAGCCACACGTCCTTGCTGGAGGCGAGCGGACTCACCACCGAATCCGTTCTCCGCCAGGTGCTGAGTTTCGTCACCCACCCGAAGTGA
- a CDS encoding transketolase, whose product MEVRARAVREHIVDMCTGPEGGHLGGSMSAVEILVALFFHTMNIDSDDPEWKQRDVFVLSKGHAAMALYATLAEREFITREEVSTFCRPGSRLATHGNVTVPGVEFATGSLGHGLALANGTSWAQRQAGPAPAHTFVLLGDGELQEGTVWEAAQVSRALDATNLVAVIDVNRFQQTGAVHEVSDGAPVADRWAGFGWHTVEVDGHDLAALCSVLDDAVRTQGPTAVVCRTVKARGVGALAGRASSHFVRLDTERKRARVRASMSPAAPAATATAKGEPGHA is encoded by the coding sequence ATGGAAGTCCGCGCACGCGCCGTCCGTGAGCACATCGTCGACATGTGCACGGGCCCCGAAGGCGGACACCTGGGCGGTTCGATGTCCGCCGTCGAGATCCTGGTCGCGCTCTTCTTCCACACGATGAACATCGACTCCGACGACCCCGAGTGGAAGCAACGGGACGTCTTCGTGCTGAGCAAGGGCCATGCGGCGATGGCCCTCTACGCCACCCTCGCCGAGCGGGAGTTCATCACCCGCGAGGAGGTCTCCACCTTCTGCCGGCCTGGCAGCAGGCTCGCCACGCACGGCAACGTCACCGTCCCCGGGGTCGAGTTCGCCACCGGCTCCCTCGGACACGGGCTCGCGCTGGCCAACGGCACGTCCTGGGCGCAGCGCCAGGCCGGCCCGGCACCCGCGCACACGTTCGTGCTCCTCGGTGACGGAGAACTCCAGGAAGGGACGGTCTGGGAGGCGGCCCAGGTGAGCCGTGCCCTGGACGCGACCAACCTCGTCGCGGTGATCGACGTCAACCGCTTCCAGCAGACCGGGGCCGTGCACGAGGTGAGCGACGGCGCACCGGTGGCCGACCGCTGGGCCGGCTTCGGCTGGCACACCGTCGAGGTGGACGGCCACGACCTGGCGGCACTCTGCTCGGTCCTCGACGATGCGGTCCGTACGCAGGGGCCGACGGCGGTGGTCTGCCGCACGGTCAAGGCCAGGGGCGTGGGAGCCCTCGCGGGCCGGGCCTCCTCCCACTTCGTCCGGCTCGACACCGAGAGGAAGCGGGCGCGCGTCAGGGCCAGCATGAGCCCCGCCGCTCCAGCGGCGACCGCGACCGCGAAGGGGGAGCCCGGCCATGCCTGA
- a CDS encoding DegT/DnrJ/EryC1/StrS family aminotransferase: MNSGPTGELALTGGEPVLGELAPVHWPRTTDADRAAVLSVLDSNVLVSDRTAQETAVERLERSWAHYLGVRHCVGVSNGTTAIELALLAHGVGPGDEVVVPALTFVATAMAVVHVGATPVYADVDPVTFTMTPDSLAAEITERTRAVVPVHLHGLSADLVAIGDIARRHGCVVIEDAAQSQGARYLGVPSGASGNTATFSLQMTKNLPTCGEGGLVVTDDERVAERMRQLRQFGETIRPDRPRRYVSHRLGFNAKLNNVQAAYTSSQLERFDAYRAARRSNVTAFLSRLRPLDGLTCPSEPDGYEHAWHILRFVVDFGRLLPGVDTATARNLLMRALRAEGMPVTRYQMMPVPEQPALRTLCRQTPASWPVTQDVIDRSFTLQQRHLPPDAGPLLQSFADAVEKVWSHREILAKLAEGADR; the protein is encoded by the coding sequence ATGAACAGCGGACCGACGGGCGAACTGGCCCTCACCGGAGGCGAACCGGTCCTGGGCGAGCTCGCGCCGGTGCACTGGCCGAGAACGACGGACGCGGACCGCGCGGCGGTGCTCTCCGTGCTGGACTCGAACGTCCTGGTCTCCGACCGGACGGCCCAGGAGACCGCCGTCGAACGGCTGGAGCGGTCCTGGGCGCACTACCTGGGCGTGCGGCACTGCGTCGGCGTCAGCAACGGAACCACGGCCATCGAACTGGCCCTCCTCGCACACGGGGTGGGCCCCGGCGACGAGGTCGTGGTGCCCGCCCTCACCTTCGTCGCGACGGCGATGGCCGTGGTGCACGTGGGGGCGACCCCGGTGTACGCCGACGTCGACCCGGTCACCTTCACCATGACCCCGGACAGCCTGGCCGCCGAGATCACGGAACGGACCAGGGCCGTCGTCCCGGTCCACCTGCACGGTCTCAGCGCCGACCTGGTCGCGATCGGCGACATCGCGCGCCGCCACGGCTGCGTGGTGATCGAGGACGCCGCGCAGTCCCAGGGAGCCCGCTACCTGGGCGTCCCGTCCGGCGCGTCCGGCAACACGGCCACGTTCAGCCTGCAGATGACGAAGAACCTCCCCACCTGCGGGGAAGGGGGACTCGTCGTGACCGACGACGAGCGCGTCGCCGAACGGATGCGCCAGCTGCGCCAGTTCGGGGAGACGATCCGCCCGGACCGTCCGCGCCGCTACGTGAGTCACCGGCTGGGCTTCAACGCGAAACTCAACAACGTCCAGGCGGCGTACACATCGAGCCAGCTGGAGCGGTTCGACGCCTACCGCGCGGCCCGCCGGTCCAACGTCACGGCCTTCCTGTCCCGGCTGCGCCCCCTCGACGGACTGACCTGCCCGTCGGAGCCGGACGGATACGAGCACGCGTGGCACATCCTGCGCTTCGTCGTCGACTTCGGGCGGCTGCTGCCCGGCGTGGACACCGCGACGGCACGGAACCTGCTGATGCGGGCCCTGCGCGCGGAGGGGATGCCGGTCACCAGGTACCAGATGATGCCGGTCCCCGAGCAGCCGGCGCTGCGCACCCTGTGCCGCCAGACGCCCGCCTCATGGCCCGTCACCCAGGACGTCATCGACCGCAGTTTCACCCTTCAGCAGCGGCATCTTCCGCCCGACGCGGGCCCGTTGCTCCAGAGCTTCGCCGATGCCGTCGAGAAGGTCTGGTCGCACCGGGAGATCCTGGCGAAGCTCGCGGAAGGTGCGGACCGCTGA
- a CDS encoding BtrH N-terminal domain-containing protein, translating into MNAGTTTEATARPARWDGVTGTYPQWYEDPLSCLHTTLGSVLMEHGLEPVDVLGAACEFAFAPGDVMCEEFYRPAQSSRGVAADLCPYHDVESAWTTGSDADDLIRLIETHSGVIVAVDNYHLPFRPAFHDVHAAHLVVVPGWRRTPAGDVEFYVSDAQPPGFQGWLSAEHLVNSWTSGNPSDTQDVFFSSREIGGRVLTTKVRPQPDGSGTVPTAQAVRGNLDRWTNGTAGPSDRVWTGRAGLRRFVERLQDSCGDPEALRSAYTFGWTMQAQAFLHGRFAQERAHRTRQSPLLEVAASADRVVSAWSNVRLLSAHAARTDGITELIPRRGAELVLAYEQLAADWRLVLAGEGADPR; encoded by the coding sequence GTGAACGCAGGCACTACGACCGAAGCGACAGCGCGCCCGGCCCGGTGGGACGGCGTCACCGGTACCTACCCGCAGTGGTACGAGGACCCGTTGAGCTGCCTGCACACCACGCTGGGCAGCGTCCTGATGGAACACGGGCTGGAGCCGGTCGACGTGCTCGGCGCGGCCTGCGAGTTCGCGTTCGCGCCCGGCGATGTCATGTGCGAGGAGTTCTACCGTCCCGCGCAGAGCAGCCGCGGAGTGGCGGCCGACCTCTGCCCGTACCACGACGTGGAGTCCGCCTGGACGACGGGATCGGACGCGGACGACCTGATCCGCCTGATCGAGACGCACTCCGGCGTCATCGTGGCGGTGGACAACTACCACCTGCCCTTCCGTCCCGCCTTCCACGACGTGCACGCCGCGCACCTCGTCGTGGTGCCGGGCTGGCGCCGGACGCCCGCGGGCGACGTGGAGTTCTACGTCTCCGACGCGCAACCACCCGGATTCCAGGGATGGTTGTCCGCGGAGCACTTAGTGAACAGCTGGACGTCCGGCAATCCGTCGGACACCCAGGACGTGTTCTTCTCCAGCCGGGAGATCGGCGGCCGCGTCCTGACGACGAAGGTGCGCCCGCAACCGGACGGATCCGGCACCGTCCCGACCGCGCAGGCGGTCCGGGGCAACCTCGACCGCTGGACCAACGGTACGGCCGGCCCCTCGGACCGGGTGTGGACCGGCCGGGCCGGACTGCGCCGCTTCGTGGAGCGCCTGCAGGACAGCTGCGGCGATCCGGAGGCACTCCGCAGCGCCTACACGTTCGGCTGGACGATGCAGGCGCAGGCCTTCCTGCACGGCCGGTTCGCTCAGGAACGCGCGCACCGGACACGGCAGTCCCCCCTCCTCGAAGTGGCCGCGTCCGCGGACCGGGTCGTGTCGGCGTGGTCCAACGTGCGGCTGCTCAGCGCCCACGCGGCACGGACGGACGGCATCACCGAGCTGATCCCGCGTCGCGGCGCCGAGCTGGTGCTCGCCTACGAACAACTGGCCGCCGACTGGCGGCTCGTCCTCGCGGGTGAAGGGGCGGACCCCCGATGA
- a CDS encoding GNAT family N-acetyltransferase, whose product MSDFETKVVGPNDWPEVGTFFRPKGLVENCWCTYFRMTAKERSSCGSAAREEKLRDLVESGERVGVIGSVDGVPVGWIGAGPRPAFPRLRTSRAAKLFKGEDPERIWSIVCLYLAREHRHQGLARVLIDRAVEWARDEKAELIEAYPEDDRKPEFERGSFHGRVSTFESCGFTVVEPRLQRRALVRKELR is encoded by the coding sequence ATGAGCGATTTCGAAACCAAAGTGGTCGGACCGAATGACTGGCCCGAGGTCGGCACGTTCTTCCGGCCGAAAGGTCTCGTGGAGAACTGCTGGTGCACCTACTTCCGCATGACCGCCAAGGAACGCTCCTCCTGCGGATCCGCGGCACGCGAGGAGAAGCTGCGCGACCTGGTCGAGTCCGGTGAACGGGTGGGCGTCATCGGCTCGGTCGACGGCGTGCCCGTCGGCTGGATCGGAGCCGGCCCCCGGCCGGCCTTCCCGAGGCTGCGCACGTCCCGTGCGGCGAAGCTCTTCAAGGGCGAGGACCCGGAGCGGATCTGGTCCATCGTCTGTCTCTACCTGGCCCGCGAGCACCGGCACCAGGGACTGGCCAGGGTGCTCATCGACCGGGCGGTGGAGTGGGCCCGGGACGAGAAGGCCGAACTCATCGAGGCGTACCCCGAGGACGACCGGAAGCCCGAGTTCGAACGCGGCAGCTTCCACGGCAGGGTCAGCACCTTCGAGTCCTGCGGATTCACCGTCGTCGAGCCCCGCCTGCAGCGCAGAGCGCTCGTACGGAAGGAACTGCGTTGA
- a CDS encoding cytochrome P450, which yields MMTADLYEESQYATRNMHSVWRDLRKSDGLQPQRTPDGQEFLAALRYSDVREILGDHKAFSSAYSTMLTVRGDGDVAAGAAIHLTDPPLHAGIKQHFTPLMTVQATQRLQQGITDRMAELFETVRGRETFDFCEAMITLPMTITGLLMGIPQQEWAVTGRATVRAMGGVDTDRSEYQRRFDLFEAHTTIMSVLGGVLEDSPPADSVSGRCPATAQVVGDTDRDVPLLNAYAFLMGANPTVPQTINQTLILLAGDDELWSWFARQEETDQRFIDEALRWASPVNHVLRRATADTVIAGTEVPEGALVSAWIGSANRDEEVFADPFRFIPDRSPNRHLAFGLGVHRCIGQHVAALGMRIFFDLWRKNVRSVSLDGDPRHLISNFLNGVTCLPLAVTWK from the coding sequence ATGATGACGGCTGACCTCTACGAGGAGTCGCAGTACGCGACACGGAACATGCATTCCGTGTGGCGGGATCTGCGCAAGAGCGACGGACTCCAGCCGCAGCGGACCCCCGACGGCCAGGAATTCCTCGCGGCCCTGCGCTACTCCGACGTCCGCGAGATCCTGGGCGACCACAAGGCCTTCTCCTCCGCGTACAGCACCATGCTCACGGTGCGCGGGGACGGCGACGTGGCGGCGGGGGCGGCGATCCACCTCACGGACCCGCCGCTGCACGCCGGCATCAAACAGCACTTCACCCCGCTGATGACGGTGCAGGCGACGCAGCGCCTCCAGCAGGGCATCACGGACCGCATGGCCGAGCTGTTCGAGACGGTCCGCGGCCGTGAGACGTTCGACTTCTGCGAGGCCATGATCACCCTGCCCATGACGATCACCGGGCTGCTGATGGGCATTCCGCAGCAGGAGTGGGCCGTCACGGGCCGGGCGACGGTGCGTGCGATGGGCGGAGTGGACACGGACCGGTCGGAGTACCAGCGCCGGTTCGACCTCTTCGAGGCGCACACGACCATCATGTCCGTACTCGGAGGCGTCCTGGAGGACTCCCCGCCCGCCGACTCGGTGAGCGGCCGCTGCCCGGCCACGGCCCAGGTGGTGGGGGACACGGACCGGGACGTGCCGCTGCTGAACGCGTACGCGTTCCTCATGGGCGCCAATCCGACCGTGCCCCAGACGATCAACCAGACGCTGATCCTGCTGGCCGGCGACGACGAGCTGTGGTCCTGGTTCGCACGCCAGGAGGAGACGGACCAGAGGTTCATCGACGAGGCGCTCCGCTGGGCGAGTCCGGTCAACCATGTGCTGCGGCGCGCCACCGCGGACACCGTGATCGCCGGGACCGAGGTGCCGGAGGGGGCCCTGGTCTCCGCCTGGATCGGCTCGGCCAACCGGGACGAGGAGGTGTTCGCCGATCCGTTCCGGTTCATTCCGGACCGCTCCCCGAACCGCCATCTGGCATTCGGACTCGGCGTCCACCGGTGCATCGGACAGCACGTCGCCGCACTCGGCATGAGGATATTCTTCGATCTCTGGCGAAAGAACGTGCGATCCGTGTCTCTCGACGGTGATCCCCGGCATCTCATTTCGAACTTCCTGAACGGCGTAACCTGTCTGCCGCTGGCAGTGACCTGGAAGTAA
- a CDS encoding thioesterase domain-containing protein, with the protein MQREGERLNAYLRTRSATAESSSLIELSRSAASGRVLLFAHPVGGSLLAYQPLVRRLGDHRCFGIEASSRTLADGGPAESVQELARRYVESLGEDCPEVDVVCGWSFGGALTWEIACLLAARGNRPKVVLLDSTWATGKVPEWTPAEAVQGFLHDALRLSGRDDEVTADTSDEAAAVLDMDPETFAERLEIFAHNRRLVGRWRPTPGDLDVVSVRAVESLISDWHTATTGDVRLHDLPGDHYSLLGDADNVAVIEQIIRDERPVTAPGEPERRAEEREFDASDLHASLAKLVDTPRWRDLVIRARRMDPEAISEAYRELGRRGLLTPDWPRESGGGGMPTRVAIELFEGFCATGLPDLVHALTVQIVGNFVLKSGSDRLKRELLPRISRGEEFSTVLYSEPRAGSDLAALRTRAERRGDRYVLNGVKVFSIYSDLAGSALVAARTGQGGNKYDGITLFVIDLAADGVSVELVETVQRERMCRVRLQDVEAESWRRVGEEGRGWALLDGALAIERTGIDHVVRAARWLNALRGATGLPRDLERLEGQVECATTLARSATEVFLRDDVRAIDTAVAKLYTSETCQQVGHEVLRRWSSLGRASGTDELVHEELFSALTESPGLTLSAGTSEMMLSTISADLKEEFSGRCLGILNRFGGEVADTVLEVLEPVGAGVRVEPLFADSPARRAALAKTLSDLGFDGIERPEDEGGLGLGLTLGCAISLSTGYLGYENAYRPCRPPESGDTSHGCGEPACRLRHAAYVLGLGIGLFRCAWEHACAREQFGRQLVELDALMFPLIRGYAELNALSVRLRELADNVADVDEAAVRRFELVEQDAMVRVVRGAMQVLGAQGITEWSVASRFYMKCAENIGLLDREGTVTDG; encoded by the coding sequence ATGCAACGTGAAGGCGAGCGCCTGAACGCCTATCTCCGTACGAGGTCGGCGACGGCGGAATCATCCTCTCTCATCGAACTGAGCCGCTCGGCGGCCTCCGGCCGGGTGCTCCTGTTCGCCCACCCGGTGGGCGGCAGCCTGCTGGCCTACCAGCCCCTGGTCCGCAGACTCGGCGACCACCGGTGCTTCGGCATCGAGGCGTCGTCGCGGACGCTCGCCGACGGCGGGCCCGCCGAGTCGGTGCAGGAGCTTGCCCGGCGCTATGTCGAGAGCCTGGGCGAGGACTGCCCCGAGGTCGACGTGGTCTGCGGCTGGTCCTTCGGCGGCGCACTCACCTGGGAGATCGCCTGCCTGCTCGCGGCACGCGGGAACCGCCCGAAGGTGGTGCTCCTCGACTCCACCTGGGCGACCGGGAAGGTCCCGGAGTGGACGCCCGCCGAAGCGGTGCAGGGCTTCCTGCACGACGCGTTGAGGCTCAGCGGGCGCGACGACGAGGTCACGGCGGACACGAGCGACGAAGCCGCCGCGGTGCTCGACATGGACCCGGAGACGTTCGCCGAACGGCTGGAGATCTTCGCGCACAACCGGCGGCTGGTCGGCCGGTGGCGGCCCACACCGGGGGACCTCGACGTCGTCTCCGTACGGGCCGTGGAGTCCCTCATCTCCGACTGGCACACGGCGACCACGGGCGACGTCCGCCTCCACGATCTGCCCGGTGACCACTACAGCCTGCTCGGCGACGCCGACAACGTCGCCGTGATCGAGCAGATCATCAGGGACGAGCGACCCGTCACCGCCCCGGGCGAGCCGGAACGGCGCGCCGAGGAACGGGAGTTCGACGCGTCAGATCTACACGCGTCATTGGCGAAACTCGTGGACACCCCGCGCTGGCGTGATCTCGTGATCCGCGCCAGGCGGATGGACCCGGAAGCCATCTCCGAGGCCTACCGTGAGCTCGGCCGGCGCGGACTGCTCACGCCCGACTGGCCCCGGGAGTCCGGCGGCGGGGGCATGCCGACGCGCGTTGCCATCGAGCTGTTCGAGGGCTTCTGCGCGACCGGACTGCCGGACCTCGTCCACGCGCTCACCGTGCAGATCGTCGGCAACTTCGTCCTCAAGTCCGGTTCGGACCGGCTGAAGCGCGAACTGCTCCCGCGCATCAGCAGGGGCGAGGAGTTCTCCACCGTCCTCTACAGCGAGCCGCGCGCCGGCAGCGACCTCGCCGCGCTCCGCACCAGGGCCGAGCGGCGCGGCGACCGCTACGTCCTCAACGGCGTCAAGGTGTTCAGCATCTACAGTGACCTCGCGGGCTCCGCCCTGGTGGCCGCGCGCACCGGACAGGGCGGGAACAAGTACGACGGCATCACGCTCTTCGTCATCGACCTGGCGGCCGACGGCGTGAGCGTCGAGCTCGTCGAGACGGTGCAGCGCGAACGGATGTGCCGGGTACGCCTCCAGGACGTCGAGGCCGAGAGCTGGCGCCGGGTGGGCGAAGAGGGCCGCGGATGGGCCCTGCTGGACGGGGCCCTGGCCATCGAACGCACCGGCATCGACCACGTCGTCAGGGCGGCCCGGTGGCTGAACGCCCTGCGCGGGGCGACCGGACTGCCCCGGGACCTCGAACGGCTCGAAGGGCAGGTCGAATGCGCCACCACCCTGGCCCGCTCGGCGACCGAGGTCTTCCTGCGGGACGACGTCAGGGCGATCGACACCGCCGTCGCCAAGCTGTACACGAGCGAGACGTGCCAGCAGGTCGGGCACGAGGTGCTGCGCCGCTGGAGCTCGCTCGGCAGGGCATCCGGCACCGATGAGCTGGTCCACGAGGAGCTGTTCTCGGCGCTGACGGAGTCGCCCGGCCTCACCCTGTCCGCCGGTACCTCGGAGATGATGCTGTCCACCATCTCGGCGGATCTCAAGGAGGAGTTCTCCGGGCGCTGTCTGGGGATCCTGAACCGCTTCGGCGGCGAGGTGGCCGACACCGTCCTGGAGGTCCTGGAGCCCGTCGGCGCCGGCGTCAGGGTGGAGCCCCTGTTCGCCGATTCACCGGCCCGGCGCGCGGCCCTGGCGAAGACCCTGTCCGACCTCGGCTTCGACGGGATCGAGCGCCCCGAGGACGAGGGCGGTCTCGGTCTCGGCCTCACGCTCGGCTGCGCGATCAGCCTGAGCACGGGCTACCTCGGCTACGAGAACGCCTACCGGCCGTGCCGCCCGCCGGAATCCGGCGACACCTCCCACGGCTGCGGGGAACCCGCGTGCCGGCTGCGTCACGCGGCCTACGTGCTGGGACTCGGCATCGGGCTGTTCCGTTGTGCGTGGGAACACGCATGTGCCCGCGAGCAGTTCGGCCGGCAGCTGGTGGAGCTCGACGCGCTGATGTTCCCGCTGATCCGCGGCTACGCCGAGCTGAACGCCCTGAGTGTGCGGCTCCGGGAACTCGCGGACAACGTGGCGGACGTGGACGAGGCTGCCGTGCGGCGGTTCGAGCTCGTGGAACAGGACGCCATGGTGCGCGTCGTCCGCGGCGCGATGCAGGTGCTGGGTGCCCAGGGCATCACCGAATGGTCGGTCGCCTCGCGTTTCTACATGAAATGCGCGGAGAACATCGGCCTGCTCGACCGCGAAGGCACGGTGACGGACGGATAA